The nucleotide window tcgaagtttagtgggtgtgtgggtgggccccttggcgcacacagtagagtatgcgcctaccgccgagtggaggctggttcgcttcccgcagacgtactcttggtgcctctcccgccttcggcgggagagacacctgcgacataagaataattaccttttactaaaaaaactttaaacattaaaatttacatttaaccATTACAtcaaaaattgttaaaataattggcctagATAATCAATAGACACTGGCTATTGGCtagggaggtggcttgcacacttagccaaattactcgagcaccctcttaccgaaaagacTCAGccagtcgaagtttagtgggtgtgtgggtgggccccttggcgcacacagtagagtatgcgcctaccgccgagtggaggctggttcgcttcccgcagacgtactcttggtgcctctcccgccttcggcgggagagacacctgcgacataagaaaaattaccttttactaaaaaaactttaaacattaaaaattacatttaaccattacatcaaaatttgttaaaataattggcctagAGAATCAATAGACACTGGCTATTGGCtagggaggtggcttgcacacttagccaaattactcgagcgccctcttaccgaaaatactcaGCCAGTCCAAGTTTAGTGGGAAGGTGAGCTGGCCCTTTAgcacacacagtagagtatatgCCTACGCCGCAGTGGAAGCTGGTTCAAACCCTGCAGACGTACTCTGCAACAAAAGacttaatacatttttacaaaaaaaaaacctttaaacatttttaaattttacctttACATCATTACacaaaatttgttaaaataattggcctacAAAATCAGGACGCTGGCTATTGGCTAGGATTTCAAGTAAGCCACCCAAAAAGTTTTATTGGTTGTCACGGGGTGAGGCGAGCGGGCCTTTACTTACTGAGTCGGCGTCGGTCTGTCGGCTGCGCCCctttcttctcctcctgctcctcttccTCGTTGTCAAATGCATCTTTCATGAcacagacaattatttctcaacactgCCCAATGGCCcaagatgacaacatttttgtccttCAGTGCTAATATCTTTACGGTCGCGACACGGTTTTCAACCTGGCTTGACGAAGGCGGGGACGACGTGCATCTGTCCTAATTGCCCCTGCAGCCGGTCAGCGAGCTCTTCCCGACTGGACGCCATGAATGACATAAATGTCACGTGACCAAAGTGATGATGTCGACGACGATGACAATCGGACTTACAGATCAGTGAGGATTTGCTCAAATGCCtgccaatgtgttttttttttttttttacaagaaaaaagccttactatacatggtcatttgttttataaataaaagccttactatacgtcattttttaagaaaaaagccttactatacatggtaatttttaaagaaaaaagcctactatacaaggtcatttttttaaagaaaaaagacttactatactatgtcgttttttaagaaaaaaagccttaccatactatgtcgttttttagggaaaaaagccttactttactatgtcgttttttaagaaaaaaatacttactatactatgtcgtttttttgcggaaaaaagccttactatactatgtcgttttttaagaaaaaaatccttactatactatgtcgtttttttaagaaaaaaagccttactatactatgtcatttttaaagaaaaaaagccttactatactgtcgttttttaagaaaaaaaagccttactatattatgtcgtttttagaaaaaaagacttactatactatgtcgtttttttaagaaaaaaagccttactatactatgttgttttttaagttaaaaagccttactatacatggtcgttttttaagaaaaaaagccttactatactatgtcgttttttgcggaaaaaagccttactatactatgtcttttttaagaaaaaaagccttactatactatgtcgttttttaagaaaaaaagccttactatactatgtcgttttttaagaaaaaaatccttactatactatgtcgttttttaagaaaaaaagccttactatactatgtcgtttttaaagaaaaaaagccttactatactgtcgttttttaagaaaaaaaagccttactatactatgttgttttttaagaaaaaaagccttactatactaggtcgttttttaagaagaaaagccttacgatatgtcgttttttaagaaaaaagccttactatacatagtcgtttcttaagaaaaaaagccttactatactatgtcgtttttttagggaaaaaagctttactatactatgtcgttttttaagaaaaaaagccttactatactatgtcgttttttaagaaaaaaagccttactatactatgtcgttttttagggaaaaaaagccttactatactatgtcgttttttaagaaaaaaagccttactatactatgtcgttttttaagaaaaaaagccttactatactatgtcgttttttagggaaaaaaagccttactatactatgtcgttttttaagaaaaaacgacatagtatagtaaggctttttttcttaaaaaaacgatgtagtatagtaaggcttttttcttaaaaaacgacatagtatagtaaggcttttttacttgaaaaacaacatagtatagtaaggctttttttcttaaaaaacgacatagtatagtaaggctttttttccctaaaaaaggacatagtatattaaggctttttttcttaaaaaacgaccatgtatagtaaggctttttttcttaaaaaacgacatagtatagtaaggcttttttccctaaaaaacgacatagtatagtaaggctttttttcttaaaaaacgaccatgtatagtaaggctttttttcttaaaaaacgacatagtatagtaaggcttttttccctaaaaaaacgacatagtatagtaaggttttttttcttaaaaaacgacatagtatagtgaggcttttttcttaaaaaacgacatagtatagtaaggcttttttttcttaaaaaacgatcatgtatagtaaggcttttttacttgaaaaacaacatagtatagtaaggctttttttcttaaaaaacgacatagtatagtaaggctttttttcttaaaaaacgacatagtatagtaaggctttttttccctaaaaaacgacatagtatagtaaggctttttttcttaaaaaacgacatagtatagtaagccttttttcccctaaaaaacgacatagtatagtaaggctttttttcttaaaaaacgaccatgtatagtaaggcttttttccttaaaaaacgacatagtatagtaaggctttttttcttaaaaaacgacatagtatagtaaggctttttttccctaaaaaacgacatagtatagtaaggctttttttcttaaaaaacgaccatgtatagtaaggctttttttcttaaaaaacgacatagtatcgtaaggcttttttccctaaaaaacgacatagtatagtaaggctttttttcttaaaaaacaaccatgtatagtaaggctttttttcttaaaaaacgacatagtatagtaaggcttttttccctaaaaaaacgacatattatagtaaggttttttttcttaagaaacgactaagtatagtaaggcttttttcttaaaaaacgacatagtatcgtaaggcttttttccctaaaaaaacgacatattatagtaaggttttttttcttaagaaacgactaagtatagtaaggcttttttcttaaaaaacgacatagtatcgtaaggcttttttccctaaaaaaacgacatattatagtaaggcttttttcttaaaaaacgacatagtatcgtaaggctttttttcttaaaaaacgacgtagtatagtaaggcttttttcttaaaaaaacgacatagtatagaaaggatttttttcttaaaaaacgacatagtatagtaaggcttttttcttaaaaaacgacatagtatagtaaggctttttttttcttaaaaaacgatcatgtatagtaaggcttttttacttgaaaaacaacatagtagagtaaggctttttttcttaaaaaacgacatagtatagtaaggctttttttcttaaaaaacgacatagtatagtaaggcttttttccctaaaaaacgacatagtatagtaaggctttttttcttaaaaaacgacatagtatagtaagcctttttccctaaaaaacgacatagtatagtaaggttttttttcttaagaaacgactatgtatagtaaggcttttttcttaaaaaacgaccatgtatagtaaggctttttttcttaaaaaatgacatagtatagtaaggctttttttcttaaaaaacgaccatgtatagtaaggcttttttacttaaaaaacaacatagtatagtaaggctttttttcttaaaaaacgacatagtatagtaaggctttttttcttaaaaaacgaccatgtatagtaaggctttttttcttaaaaaacgacatagtatagtaaggctttttttcttaaaaaacgacatagtatagtaaggctttttttttttaaaaaaacgacataatatagtaaggcttttttccctaaaaaacgacatagtatagtaaggttttttttcttaagaaacgactatgtatagtaaggcttttttacttaagaaacaacatagtatagtaaggctttttttcttaaaaaacgaccatgtatagtaaggctttttttcttaaaaaacgacctagtatagtaaggcttttttcttaaaaaacgacatagtatagtaaggcttttttcttaaaaaacgacatagtatagtaaggctttttttcttaaaaaacgaccatgtatagtaaggcttttttacttaaaaaacaacatagtatagtaaggctttttttcttaaaaaacgacatagtatagtaaggctttttttcttaaaaaacgacatagtatagtaaggctttttttcttaaaaaacgacatagtatagtaaggctttttttcccctaaaaaacgacataatatagtaaggctttttttcttaaaaaacgacatagtatagtaagccttttttcccctaaaaaacgacatagtatagtaaggctttttttcttaaaaaacgaccatgtatagtaaggctttttttcttaaaaaaccacatagtatagtaaggctttttttcttaaaaaacgacatagtatagtaaggctttttttcttaaaaaacgacatagtatatatagtaaggcttttttccctaaaaaacgacatggtatagtaaggttttttttcttaagaaacgactatgtatagtaaggcttttttcttaaaaaacgaccatgtatagtaaggctttttttcttaaaaaacgacatagtatagtaaggctttttttcttaaaaaacgaccatgtatagtaaggcttttttacttaaaaaacaaaatagtatagtaatgctttttttcttaaaaaacgacatagtatagtaaggctttttttcttaaaaaacgaccatgtatagtaaggctttttttcttaaaaaacgacatagtatagtaaggctttttttcttaaaaaacgacatagtatagtaaggcttttttttttaaaaaacgacatagtatagtaaggcttttttccctaaaaaacgacatagtatagtaaggtttttttttcttaagaaacgactatgtatagtaagccttttttcccctaaaaaacgacatagtatagtaaggctttttttcttaaaaaacgaccatgtatagtaaggcttttttacttaaaaaacaac belongs to Stigmatopora argus isolate UIUO_Sarg chromosome 9, RoL_Sarg_1.0, whole genome shotgun sequence and includes:
- the LOC144082976 gene encoding uncharacterized protein LOC144082976 isoform X1 — protein: MWMHAVYGCRCSGLFYDPFIWMDVTYLGFLSSRLRKSSCLLAPSSRCNFAMETSFKMTRREELADRLQGQLGQMHVVPAFVKPDAFDNEEEEQEEKKGAQPTDRRRLIFCCRVRLQGLNQLPLRRRHILYCVC